The genomic window CAATCAATTCTATAATTAATTTGCTAACTCTATCTTTACAACAGAAACAGGAAGATCTGGTGCCAACATAGGCACTTCAACTATTACTTCTCTAGATGTTCCTAATGCTTTTAATTCTGTATCAGGATCAGTTAATAAAGTTACTTTTTTAAACTTAATATCTTTGTTAAGCTTTAACAATCCATCTTTTGGCCAGTCGAAAACATGAGCATAAACCACTCCATCTTTTTGAGTATAACGTCCCCATTTTGGTTTTGCGTATGGACTTGCTGAAGCGCCATAAATAGCTTCACCATTTTTCTTAGTCCACTGCCCCATTGCGTCTAAACGACGAATACTTTCAGCTGGAAATCTTCCGAAACCATCAGGTCCAATATTCAATAAAAAGTTACCTCCTTTAGAAACGATATCCACTAATTTTTCAATAAGATCTTCGCTACTCTTCCAGTTATTATCCGATGGTTTGTAACCCCAAGTTCCATTCATAGTCATACAAGCTTCCCAATCCGTATCAATACCTGTATCAGGAATTTCTTGTTCCGGTGTTCCAAAATCTCCTGCAAACTTTCCTGGGTGATTGTTCATACCATCCATTCCAGTTCTTCCTTTATCAACTCTATTATTTACAATAGTATTAGGTTGAATATCACGAATATATTTATAAAGATCCTTACCCATTTCTGTAGTATAATCAGAAATCCAATCGCCATCAAACCAAACCACACCAATATCGCCGTAATTTTTTAATAATTCACCCACTTGAGGTTTCATATAATTTTCATAATATTCAGGAAATTCCGGATTTACAACCGATGGATCATCATGTTGAGAAATGTTGTAATTAGGGTATAAATTCCCTTGTGCTTGTGGATGATGCCAATCTACAATAGAGTAATATAAACAAAACTTAATACCTTGTTTTTTACAAGCTTCAGATAATTCTTTAACAATATCACGTTTAAAAGGAGAGGTATCCATAACATCATAATCAGATACTTTTGAATCCCATAATCCAAAACCTTCATGATGCTTAGACGTTAATACAATATACTTCATCCCAGCATTTTTAGCCATAGACACCCAAGCATCTGCATCAAATAATTGAGGATTAAACATTTCAGGAAACTTCTCATAATCCTCAATCGTATAATCTAATTTATCCATCGCCCATTCGGCACCACCTCCGGCAATTTTAGTACCGCGTTCACCTCCAATTATAGAGTAAGCCCCCCAGTGAATAAACATCCCGAATTTAGAATCGCGCCACCATTCCATACGCTCGTCATCAGATAATTTTTTCTTACTGGAACTTTGAGCAAAACCTACATTGGTGTTTAACGCAACCACCAATGCTAGCAATAGTATTTTGTTTAAATTTTTCATTTTCTTTTATTTAGTGTTTATAGTTATTTTTTGTTCCGACTGATTACGCATGATAACCAAGTCTAATTTATCCGTTT from Algibacter sp. L1A34 includes these protein-coding regions:
- a CDS encoding alpha-L-fucosidase; this encodes MKNLNKILLLALVVALNTNVGFAQSSSKKKLSDDERMEWWRDSKFGMFIHWGAYSIIGGERGTKIAGGGAEWAMDKLDYTIEDYEKFPEMFNPQLFDADAWVSMAKNAGMKYIVLTSKHHEGFGLWDSKVSDYDVMDTSPFKRDIVKELSEACKKQGIKFCLYYSIVDWHHPQAQGNLYPNYNISQHDDPSVVNPEFPEYYENYMKPQVGELLKNYGDIGVVWFDGDWISDYTTEMGKDLYKYIRDIQPNTIVNNRVDKGRTGMDGMNNHPGKFAGDFGTPEQEIPDTGIDTDWEACMTMNGTWGYKPSDNNWKSSEDLIEKLVDIVSKGGNFLLNIGPDGFGRFPAESIRRLDAMGQWTKKNGEAIYGASASPYAKPKWGRYTQKDGVVYAHVFDWPKDGLLKLNKDIKFKKVTLLTDPDTELKALGTSREVIVEVPMLAPDLPVSVVKIELAN